TTGTTCTTTGTCATATCTGAAATTGGTTTGTCAATTATGAGTTATCTTGGATTTTGTTCTATTTCCGGATTATACTGTATATATTTCTCTCCTATTGGAAATACATATCGGTTGCCATTGGGTTCAAGAGTGTATTCGGTTCCCTGAAAATTTCGTTTCAGTGTTTTAGCAAAGCGAGAATCCTTGTTTAACCGCTTCAGATCAAACCACCGGAAACCACCATGGCAGAATAGCTCTTTTCGACGTTCTTCCAGTACTTTCACCAATGCATCCATTGCATCAGTGGCTATCAGGTCTGAATACTCCTCTGATTTGAATCGTTTTAATCGTAACTGATTAATCAGGTTCATAGCACCTGAAGCATCCTGATTACGAGCCAGCGCCTCTGCTTTGATGAGCATCATTTCACCTACAGAAGGACCTGTATTCCGGTTTTCGAACGTAAGGTAGTCTTTGTAGTAAGCCCTTCCGCTATATCCATAAGCCAGTGAAGATGTAGGAGCAGTAAATAGCACATATCTCAAGTCTTGAGTTCCCAAAAGATCCAGCATTTCATTGCTTAACCGCAAAACAGTAGGACTGTATCTAAAATTGGTTGAAGCTGTTTTAGATAGAATAATCTCCGGATCGCTGGTTGCCATTGGATAGGTAGCATTCAGGTATTGTTGGAGATCCAGTAAGGTATTCTGAATCGCCAGCGCACTATCTGCATACTGTGCACCTTCATTATATTTCTCCATCCGGTGATACGTCCGTGCTAGAAGTGCAAAAGCAGCAGCTTTAGATGGCAATGAATTCACCGTATTAATTTGGGGTAAATAAGGAAGCGCTTTTTTCAAATCGTCAATTACCTGGTCATATACAGTTTGCACAGTAGCTCTGTTCAGTTTTGCATCCAGAGAAGGTTCTAAAAGTAACGGAACTCCCGGATCTGAGGCTGAAGTAGTCGCATCATAGGCTTTTGCATAGGTAGATATCAGACTCAAATATGCATCTGCCCGATGTACAAGGGCTTCTGCCCATATCTGATTCTTTTCTGCAGTTGTACCATTGATGCTACTTAATACTTCTGAAATGACAACATTTGCATTGTAAATAACCCCATATACTGGTTCCCAATCCATATCCGTTTCCAATGTTGTATAGAAAGATGCCCCCCACAAGTATCCATTCGCAAAATTAATCCGGGATACGGTGTTTAAAGAGGAAGAGGAAAGCGGTACAAGCAGGGCAGCTTGTTGTACACTATCCACGATATCCACATCATCCGAACACACATCTGGTAGAGTTACAGAGCTTATTAACCCTGAGCGGTTATTCATCAGATACCGGTAGTTTTGTGTTTCTTTGGGAACCAAGGTGCCCTTAGTACGAATGTCCACATAATCCTTGCACCCTTCGAGCAATATGGTCAAACACACAAGTATAAAAAGTACTATATATTTTCTCATCATAATTCACTGATTTACAAGTGGAAATAATCGCAAGTAAGAATCACTGCATTTCGTTAGAAATTAGCATTCAGGTTAAGTCCATATGATGTTGATGGTGGTAACTGCAGATTGGAAGTTCCAACATTTGGAATAAAATCCGGATCTATCCCAGCTTTATTTGCTCTCCACAAAATACCCAGATTACGTACAACCCCTGTTATGGTAACACCTTTTACAGGCACTCTACCAAACCATCTTTCTGGAATAGTATATCCCAGTGAAGCTTCACGCAAACGAATATGATCTCCCTTCTCGACATTGATATCAGAATATTGGTAATAAATATTCCCATAGGTTCCTTGTACCAGACCAGGAACATTGGTAGTAGCTTCATCTCCAGCCTGACGCCAGCGTTTGTCAATGGTATTGTATAAGCTATATCCAACACCACCATATCGGCTCGTTGACATTGGAGAGTAGGGTTGCATGAAAACATACCCCATCTTGTACACTGTCTGAATAAAGAAAGTGAGGCGCTTGTATTTGATCGTATGGTTAAAGGATCCAAAATATTGAGGAGTAATGCGACCTGCGTATTTTAGATCGTTTAAACTCTGAATAGCACTGGCACTATACACAGCCGATTTGATTACTTCCCCTTTTTCATTGTAAATTGTGGATTTACCTGCATCGTCCAATCCTGCCCATCTGAATACAAACAGATTGTCAACCGGATAATTTATCAAGGCGCCCAGGTTACCAGCCGTTTGCAAACGGGATGTAGCAACAGCATATCTGGAATCTGTCACTTTGTGTGTATTGTAACTCATTATAAAAGAAGCATTCCACTGAAAATCATTGCTTCGAACAATGACACCATTCAAAGCTATTTCAACACCATGCCCATTCATGAAACCTGCGTTACGGGTCACACTCGAAATATTGGAGCCCAAATAGGTTGGATTAACAGGAAAATCGGCCAGCAAGTCGGTACTGCGCTTATAAAACACTTCAAAACTACCACCCAAACGCCCCTGAAATAGGCTATAGTCCAAGCCAAAATTCAATACTCTTGTCTTTTCCCACCGTAGAGCAGGATTAGCTGGGGTAATAATACTTGCATAGGGTAACTGAGTCATATTGTCTGTACCCATTAAGGCTATACGAGTGAATGGAGAACTGCTTAAACTGATATTTCCATTAAAACCATAGGTAGCTCTAAGTTTCAGATTATCCAGCCAGGAAGAAAATTTATGCATAAAGTTTTCCTCAGACAGATTCCAGGCCATCCCTGTAGACCACAATGGAATAGCACGGTATTTACGATCCAGACCAAAATTGTTATAATCATCATATCGAACACTTCCCGAAAGGATATATTTGTTTTTCAGCGTGTAGGAAGCATTGGCAAAGTAAGACAGGAAACGATTACGGCGATCCAATACAGACTGAGCGGATGGAATTGAAACAGAATATCCCTGGAATGAAGTGGCAGTCTGACTTGGCACAGGAACAGACAACAAATTATCATCATTGTAACCATATAATTTATTTCCATCACCCGTAATCCATGTCTGTCTGATTTCAGCACCAGCAAGTGCACTTATCAGGTGTTGTGAATTAAATGTACTAGTATAATTGATCTGCCCACGAAGACTATAGTTATCTGAACCGTAATTGTTATAGGTTAAAACGCCTCCTTTGGGGATTCCGTAACTAAGAGCACCTGTAGAACTAATACTTGTATAGGTATTGATCAAGTCACGGGTATAATAGGTTTCTACAGACTGGAATATCCGGTTTTTTACATACGCCTTTTCGAGATAATACTGCCCTGATATAGTAATACCCTTATATACTGGTATATTCAAACCAATATTGGCGCTATAGTTATTGTCTTTTATCGTATTATCCGATAATCGTAATTCATCCAGATAATTGTATTTCCAATTCAAATAGCCTTGCTTTTCAAAGGAATCAGTTACTTGTGAATAATATCCTCTGGCATAATTAATACTTTGTCCATTCGCATCCTTCAACAGGTTATATGGCATAAATGTGGTAGCACTATAACCCGCTAATGGAGTCAGTCCCAAACCATTATTCTTCTGATCAAACAAAGTAGCTCTTAGAGATGTTGTCAGAACAACTTTTTTGAATAATTTAAAGTCCTGATTTACAGTCAGCGTATACCGATCACCACTTGTACCTACGGCATAACTTCTCTCATTGGAAAAAGAACCTCCTATGTAGAATGTATATCCGTCATGCCCACCACTCATGGACAAGTTGTATTGTTGGGACACAGCTTTCTGTAACAAATATTGCTGAATCTGATCATATCCATTGATATTTCTCAATACATTCAAAGCTGAATCTCTCTGATCTGTTGTGATAGTACCCCGCCGTGCTCGGAAAATCCATTCAGCAGCAGAAGTAATAGGCAAAGCGTAAGCCACATTGTATGGATCATTCAATAGCTTTTTCTGAATAAGTTCCTGTTCCACATCAATCATCTGGGCAGAATTCATGATAGGCAATGAACTTAAACGAGGTTTTCCGGAGATACTGGACATAACTGAAAAACTGATTCTGGGTGCAGACAGAGAGGCCCCTTTCTTGGTGGTAACTACTATTACCCCGTTTGCTGCTCTCACACCCCATATTGAAGCTGCTGCCGCATCTTTTAGAACTGTAATCTGTTCAATATCATTGGGGTTCAGATTTCTGATATCCAGTTGGCTTGGAAATCCGTCGATAACCAGTAAAGGAGCCTGATTGCTGTTGATGGTGTTACGCCCTCGCAAAGCCATACTCAAGGAAGTATTGGCATTCTCCACTCCTGTATACAACTTGTTAGAAGTAGTTGTGTACAAAAACGAGTTATCAGACTCACCAATAGTTAATAACAGTCCCGGTACATTTCCTTCCAGACGCTGAGCAATATTAGGAACCGGAATCTTCTCCAGTTCTTTTGCGGTAATAGTACTAAAAGAACCAGTTGCCCTTTCTTTTGGAAGATTCTGATATCCGGTAGAGACAATCTCTACTTCCATCAGCTCTTCTATTTTCATTTCCAGTGAAACCTCATAATGTGTTGCTGTCGAAAGAGGAATTTCTTTGGTGTTGAAACCAACATGTGAAAAAAGCAATGTACCGCCAGTCAAAGGAACCTGAATAGAAAATTCACCATTAGCATTAGTTCCGGATACAGCTTTGGTATTTGCAACATAGATAGTGGCACCAACAACAGGCCTCTTCAAATCATCTTCTACCCGGCCATTTACAGTGCGCATTTCACTCACACTACTGAGAAAAGTACTCTCTCCTGTAGCAGGAGAAACAGGCGACGAATCTTTGTTATCTCTACTGATAATGGTGTAATGATTTTTGTCCACATAGAGAAACAACAAGTTATTGGGATACAATACGCTCTTTAATACCTCTTCTACTCCGCTTTTCTTCATTGCTTCCACATCCACACCTGTTGTCTTTCCTTCCAGCAATGATCTTTCATAAACAAACTGAGTTCCATAGATAGCACTAACCTTATTCAGTGCAGATTTAAGTGGAATCTGAGCAGATTTGGATGAATTGTCTGAATTTGTTTGCGCATAAATGGTATTATACCATCCTCCCTGGATGATCCCGAGAAAAAAACAAACTCGTAAAAGTAATCTGGTAGATTTTTTCATCATTAAACAAATGGTTGGTTTCACTGATACGTTTCACTAAAAAACATAGCTGGTTGTTTCTTACCAAAGATACTCTGGTCAATACATCCTTCACTTACTATTCAGACAAAGCGGTGCCATGCTGCCCCCGGAAGGCAGTGTAAACAAGCATTTGCTATGTGATGAATTGGTTAAGTGGTGGGCTTACTTATATCATAGTCACTATCTTTTTCGCTTTTTGAAGATCAACACACTGTCTTTGCGTTCTATCTTTACATTGAGTATATTGGAAAGTACAAATAGAATACTTTTTTCGTTTTTCATCGGAATAGCCCCATCTATCCTTCGACGGCCCAATTGCTCATCTTCCAGTACAACTGTATACCCATAGGTATCTTCCAATTCATGGATAATATCACTGACCGTTGTGTTGCTTAAGGCCAGTTTCTGTTCTGTCCAAGCGGTAGCGCT
This DNA window, taken from Xanthocytophaga agilis, encodes the following:
- a CDS encoding SusC/RagA family TonB-linked outer membrane protein yields the protein MMKKSTRLLLRVCFFLGIIQGGWYNTIYAQTNSDNSSKSAQIPLKSALNKVSAIYGTQFVYERSLLEGKTTGVDVEAMKKSGVEEVLKSVLYPNNLLFLYVDKNHYTIISRDNKDSSPVSPATGESTFLSSVSEMRTVNGRVEDDLKRPVVGATIYVANTKAVSGTNANGEFSIQVPLTGGTLLFSHVGFNTKEIPLSTATHYEVSLEMKIEELMEVEIVSTGYQNLPKERATGSFSTITAKELEKIPVPNIAQRLEGNVPGLLLTIGESDNSFLYTTTSNKLYTGVENANTSLSMALRGRNTINSNQAPLLVIDGFPSQLDIRNLNPNDIEQITVLKDAAAASIWGVRAANGVIVVTTKKGASLSAPRISFSVMSSISGKPRLSSLPIMNSAQMIDVEQELIQKKLLNDPYNVAYALPITSAAEWIFRARRGTITTDQRDSALNVLRNINGYDQIQQYLLQKAVSQQYNLSMSGGHDGYTFYIGGSFSNERSYAVGTSGDRYTLTVNQDFKLFKKVVLTTSLRATLFDQKNNGLGLTPLAGYSATTFMPYNLLKDANGQSINYARGYYSQVTDSFEKQGYLNWKYNYLDELRLSDNTIKDNNYSANIGLNIPVYKGITISGQYYLEKAYVKNRIFQSVETYYTRDLINTYTSISSTGALSYGIPKGGVLTYNNYGSDNYSLRGQINYTSTFNSQHLISALAGAEIRQTWITGDGNKLYGYNDDNLLSVPVPSQTATSFQGYSVSIPSAQSVLDRRNRFLSYFANASYTLKNKYILSGSVRYDDYNNFGLDRKYRAIPLWSTGMAWNLSEENFMHKFSSWLDNLKLRATYGFNGNISLSSSPFTRIALMGTDNMTQLPYASIITPANPALRWEKTRVLNFGLDYSLFQGRLGGSFEVFYKRSTDLLADFPVNPTYLGSNISSVTRNAGFMNGHGVEIALNGVIVRSNDFQWNASFIMSYNTHKVTDSRYAVATSRLQTAGNLGALINYPVDNLFVFRWAGLDDAGKSTIYNEKGEVIKSAVYSASAIQSLNDLKYAGRITPQYFGSFNHTIKYKRLTFFIQTVYKMGYVFMQPYSPMSTSRYGGVGYSLYNTIDKRWRQAGDEATTNVPGLVQGTYGNIYYQYSDINVEKGDHIRLREASLGYTIPERWFGRVPVKGVTITGVVRNLGILWRANKAGIDPDFIPNVGTSNLQLPPSTSYGLNLNANF
- a CDS encoding RagB/SusD family nutrient uptake outer membrane protein; this encodes MTILLEGCKDYVDIRTKGTLVPKETQNYRYLMNNRSGLISSVTLPDVCSDDVDIVDSVQQAALLVPLSSSSLNTVSRINFANGYLWGASFYTTLETDMDWEPVYGVIYNANVVISEVLSSINGTTAEKNQIWAEALVHRADAYLSLISTYAKAYDATTSASDPGVPLLLEPSLDAKLNRATVQTVYDQVIDDLKKALPYLPQINTVNSLPSKAAAFALLARTYHRMEKYNEGAQYADSALAIQNTLLDLQQYLNATYPMATSDPEIILSKTASTNFRYSPTVLRLSNEMLDLLGTQDLRYVLFTAPTSSLAYGYSGRAYYKDYLTFENRNTGPSVGEMMLIKAEALARNQDASGAMNLINQLRLKRFKSEEYSDLIATDAMDALVKVLEERRKELFCHGGFRWFDLKRLNKDSRFAKTLKRNFQGTEYTLEPNGNRYVFPIGEKYIQYNPEIEQNPR